Within the Bacillus sp. FSL K6-3431 genome, the region TCTTCTCATATTCATCTATTTGTTTTTGTTATTGACATTGGATGTGTATTAATCATATAATACAAACATAAGGTGTATTATATGATTAATACAGTTTTTGGTTTCGCAAGTTTATTTTATCCCTATTTTTTTAGGTGATGTGTATTAACTACCTAATACAGACAATTGTTTTATGAAAGAAATTTTTTTACTTATACTGTATTAACCCCTTAATACAATAAGTGTTTTTTAGGAGGTGGAACGATGGATGTGAAGTTTAATAATAGGGATCCTGTATATATACAAGTGATTCGGCATTTTAAAGAACAAATTGCCACGGGTGTTTTTGCACCTGGTCAAGAGATTCCATCTAGAAGGGAATTAGCCAGTCAGCTAAAGATTAATCCCAATACTGCGCAGCGGGCGTATAAAGAAATGGAGGAACAAGGGTTGATTTTTACGGAAAGAAATGTATCTAGTCACATTACTAAGGATGAGCAAGTATTAAAAATGGTACGAGAGGAATTGATTTTAGAGGCAGTTGATGCTTTCGTTCATTCCGTAAGGACAATCAATGTATCCTTAAACGAGGCGTTGAATTTAGTGAAGAAAGAGTATGAAAAGGAAAGTAATGTATAGGGGGGATTTATATGATTGAAGTAAAAGGGGTAACAAAAAAGTTTGGTAAGAAGAAAGTTTTAAATGGAGTTTCATTTACCGCAGAAAAGGGCAGAATTACTTGTTTAATTGGCATTAATGGTGTTGGGAAAACAACGATAATGAAAGCGATTATGGCATTAACCCCCATTAATAGTGGAGAAATCCTTATTGACGGTAAAAAGATCCATAAAGGGAGTTATGAAAAAATTACGTTTATACCGGATGCAATAACGATGTTGCCGCAAATGAAAATACGCGATGCTTTTACTTTTATGGCAGACTTTTACGACTGTTGGAATCAAAAACGTGCCAATGAACTGCTTCAGTTTTTTAGACTAAAAGAATCGGAAAAGATTTCTGAATTATCGAAAGGTAATACCGCAAAAGTGAACCTTTTTACTTGGGCTCGCAATGGATGTTGATTATGTCTTAATGGATGAGCCTTTTTCTGGTATCGATATATTTAGTCGTGAGCAAATTGCAGATGTTTTTACGAGTCATTTAATTGAAGACCGTGGTGTCATCATCACGACACATGAAATTAATGACATCGAACATCTGATTGATAAAGTAGTTTTACTAGATAATGGCGTAGTTTTAAAGGAATTCGACGCAGAAGAAGTTAGGGAGAACGAAGGGAAATCTGTAATTGATGTCATGAGAGAGGTGTATAAAGCATGAAACGTTATTTGAAGTTAGTCAATTTCGAGTTTAATCGTTTCTTTAAACTATATCTCGTTTTAATTGGAATGACGATCCTTATACAAATGATTGGCGTTATTTTTGAATCACAACAATATTTAAATCGAGCAAATAAACTAATATACGAGGAATTAATTCCAAAGGGCGATTTTATAGAACAATATGGGACAATGTCTTTTTTTAATATTTCGCAAACAGCTTGGTTTATGGGCCCGATTGTAGTTTGTGGTGTTATATTACTTATTTATATCTTTTTTATTTGGTATCGTGATTGGCTTGGGAAAAATACATTTAGTTATCGTTTGTTCATGTTACCAACAGCACGCCTTCATATTTATTTAGCAAAGGCTACAATGA harbors:
- a CDS encoding GntR family transcriptional regulator; translated protein: MDVKFNNRDPVYIQVIRHFKEQIATGVFAPGQEIPSRRELASQLKINPNTAQRAYKEMEEQGLIFTERNVSSHITKDEQVLKMVREELILEAVDAFVHSVRTINVSLNEALNLVKKEYEKESNV